The following are from one region of the Chromobacterium phragmitis genome:
- a CDS encoding acetyltransferase, translated as MSLPVIVIGAGGHAAVVADALLESGVEVLGYTDPDSRLHGALRLGLPVLGGDEALAGYEPAQVRLVNGLGFVAGSGREAARARAQQSLQAQGWTFASAIHPRAWVSRHAILADDVQVLAGAMVQAGARIGAGAIVNTGAVVEHDSSVGAWCHVATRATLCGQTRIGDGCLVGAGAVLRQSVSIGADTVIGAGAVVLRDSPGGEVLCGVPARPLGAKR; from the coding sequence ATGAGCCTGCCTGTAATCGTGATCGGCGCCGGCGGCCATGCCGCCGTGGTGGCGGATGCCCTGCTCGAGTCCGGCGTGGAAGTGCTGGGCTACACCGATCCCGACTCCCGCCTCCACGGCGCGCTGCGCTTGGGTTTGCCTGTGCTGGGGGGCGACGAGGCTCTTGCCGGGTACGAGCCCGCTCAGGTCCGGCTCGTCAACGGCCTGGGTTTCGTTGCCGGCTCAGGTCGGGAGGCCGCGCGGGCTCGGGCGCAGCAGTCGCTGCAAGCGCAGGGTTGGACTTTCGCGTCGGCGATCCATCCGCGCGCTTGGGTGTCCCGCCATGCGATCCTGGCCGACGACGTTCAGGTGCTGGCCGGCGCGATGGTGCAGGCCGGCGCCCGGATCGGGGCTGGCGCCATCGTCAATACCGGCGCGGTTGTCGAACATGACTCCAGCGTCGGCGCCTGGTGCCACGTCGCCACACGCGCGACGCTGTGCGGCCAAACCCGCATCGGGGATGGCTGCCTGGTCGGCGCGGGGGCCGTGCTGCGCCAGTCGGTGAGCATCGGCGCGGACACCGTGATCGGCGCGGGAGCCGTCGTGCTGCGCGACAGCCCTGGCGGCGAGGTATTGTGCGGCGTGCCCGCGCGTCCCCTTGGAGCTAAGCGATGA
- a CDS encoding nucleotidyltransferase family protein, which produces MKSWQSTLIGPDVSLREALEIIDSAGTQLAVVVDEHRRLLGTVSDGDARRALLSGLGMDDRVDRVMHAGATVVASSSTPHEIQATMRRTGRHQLPIVDAEGVVVGLALISDYLSAARRNNWVVIMAGGLGTRLQELTRDTPKPMLKVGSRPLLETIIRSYAEQGFHRFYLAVNYKAEQIEDHFGDGAALGVDIRYLREEQRMGTAGALSLLPERPNAPLIVTNADLLTKENFGLLVDQHVEAGAHATMAVRHFEMQVPFGVVNVREGHIHSIEEKPVQRFVVSAGINVLSPEVLELVPAGSFFDMPSLFDRVLEHGMKARAYQIDGYWLDIGRLPDFERANLEYTEIFND; this is translated from the coding sequence ATGAAGAGTTGGCAATCCACCTTGATCGGACCCGATGTCAGCCTGAGAGAAGCGCTGGAAATCATCGACTCGGCCGGCACGCAACTGGCCGTGGTGGTCGACGAGCATCGCCGCCTGCTGGGAACGGTATCCGATGGCGATGCGCGCCGCGCCTTGCTGAGCGGGCTGGGCATGGATGACCGGGTCGATCGCGTCATGCATGCCGGCGCGACCGTCGTCGCCAGTTCGTCCACGCCGCACGAGATCCAGGCGACGATGCGCCGCACCGGCCGCCACCAGCTGCCTATCGTGGACGCGGAAGGCGTGGTTGTCGGTTTGGCCCTGATCAGCGATTACTTGAGCGCCGCGCGGCGGAACAATTGGGTGGTGATCATGGCCGGCGGGCTCGGCACGCGCTTGCAGGAGCTTACCCGAGACACGCCAAAGCCCATGCTCAAGGTCGGCTCGCGGCCGCTGCTTGAGACCATCATCCGCAGTTATGCCGAACAGGGTTTCCATCGTTTCTACCTGGCCGTCAACTACAAGGCGGAGCAGATAGAGGACCATTTCGGCGACGGCGCGGCGCTCGGGGTCGACATACGCTACCTGCGCGAGGAGCAACGGATGGGCACCGCGGGCGCGCTGAGCCTGTTGCCCGAGCGTCCAAACGCGCCCCTCATCGTGACCAATGCCGACTTGCTGACGAAAGAAAATTTCGGGCTTCTGGTCGACCAGCATGTCGAGGCGGGCGCTCACGCCACGATGGCCGTGCGTCATTTCGAGATGCAGGTGCCATTCGGCGTGGTCAACGTGCGCGAGGGCCATATTCACTCCATCGAGGAGAAGCCGGTGCAGCGTTTCGTCGTCAGCGCCGGAATCAATGTCCTGTCGCCGGAAGTGCTGGAGCTGGTCCCGGCCGGCAGCTTTTTCGACATGCCGTCGCTATTCGACCGAGTGCTCGAACACGGCATGAAGGCCCGTGCGTACCAGATCGACGGCTATTGGCTGGACATTGGCCGCTTGCCCGATTTCGAGCGGGCCAACCTCGAATACACCGAGATATTCAATGATTGA
- a CDS encoding acylneuraminate cytidylyltransferase family protein — MIDDKSVLAIVPARGGSKGLPGKNKRPLQGKPLVAWPIGAALGAACVDKVLCTTDDAEIRGIALAHGAQAPFLRPAHLASDCASSIDAILHAVDYLAERGEHYDYVVVLEPTSPLTASADVDAALRTLHARRADADSIVGVSRVESTHPEYDVRLGADGRISPYLAADFKSLKRRQEIEALHFLEGSLYISATPALRVEGGFYHGRTLGYEVPRWKSVEIDELVDFLFVETLLANLDQLAALDAAAHHS, encoded by the coding sequence ATGATTGACGACAAGTCCGTGTTGGCGATCGTGCCGGCGCGCGGCGGCTCAAAAGGCCTGCCTGGCAAAAACAAGCGTCCGCTGCAAGGCAAGCCGCTGGTCGCGTGGCCGATCGGCGCCGCTTTGGGGGCCGCCTGCGTCGACAAGGTGTTGTGCACCACCGACGATGCCGAGATCCGCGGCATCGCGCTGGCGCATGGCGCCCAGGCGCCGTTCCTGCGCCCCGCGCACCTGGCTTCGGACTGCGCGTCCTCCATCGACGCGATCCTGCATGCCGTCGATTATCTGGCGGAGCGGGGCGAGCATTACGATTACGTCGTGGTGCTGGAACCGACCTCGCCGCTGACCGCTTCGGCCGATGTCGACGCCGCGCTTCGAACGCTGCATGCCAGGCGAGCCGACGCCGACTCCATCGTCGGCGTCAGCCGGGTGGAGTCCACCCATCCCGAGTACGACGTGCGCCTGGGCGCCGACGGCCGCATTTCGCCTTATCTGGCGGCAGACTTCAAGTCGCTCAAGCGCCGCCAGGAGATAGAGGCGCTGCACTTTCTCGAGGGCTCGCTGTATATCAGCGCCACGCCGGCGCTGCGCGTCGAAGGCGGCTTCTATCATGGCCGCACGCTCGGTTACGAGGTGCCGCGCTGGAAGTCCGTCGAAATAGACGAACTGGTCGATTTCCTGTTTGTAGAAACGCTGCTGGCCAATCTGGATCAACTTGCGGCGCTCGACGCGGCCGCTCATCACTCATGA
- a CDS encoding glutamate-1-semialdehyde 2,1-aminomutase, which yields MLQDDKTNPATASHSERLHRVIPGGAHTYSRGDDQYPANAPQILERAKGATVWAADGRSFLDYGMALRAVSIGYSEPAINEAAIQGLEAGNNLTRASVIELEAAERLVDMIDSVDMVKFTKNGSTATSAAVKLARAYTGRDLVARCAQHPFFSYDDWFIGNTPITKGIPASAIEQTKSFAYNDIGSLERLIAEHPGQFACVILEPASTETPATFIEPDGREVNYLQQVEALCRKHGIVFILDEMITGFRWHLKGAQHVYGVTPDLCTFGKAMANGFSVAAVAGRRELMSLGSIDRVGQERLFLLSTTHGAEMCGLAAYLATMDFLERYDVVDHLWAYGADLQAAINAAAEHAGIAKHFYAAGPAVSPYYATVTGEGAPWMELRTLFAQEMIKQGVLMPWLALSYRHGEAELEKTREALAHAMEVCARGVAEGIDKYLIGPAIKPVFRRFN from the coding sequence ATGCTCCAAGATGACAAGACGAACCCCGCGACGGCGTCCCATTCCGAACGGCTGCACCGTGTGATTCCCGGCGGCGCGCATACCTACTCGCGCGGCGACGATCAGTACCCGGCCAACGCGCCGCAGATCCTCGAGCGCGCAAAGGGCGCGACCGTCTGGGCTGCCGATGGCCGCAGCTTCCTCGACTATGGGATGGCGCTGCGCGCAGTGTCCATCGGTTATTCCGAGCCAGCGATCAACGAGGCTGCGATTCAAGGCCTGGAAGCCGGCAACAATCTGACCCGCGCGTCGGTTATCGAACTGGAAGCGGCCGAGCGGCTGGTGGACATGATCGATTCGGTCGACATGGTCAAGTTCACCAAGAACGGCTCCACCGCGACCTCCGCCGCCGTCAAGCTGGCCCGCGCCTATACCGGGCGCGACCTGGTGGCGAGATGCGCGCAGCACCCGTTTTTCTCCTACGACGATTGGTTCATCGGCAATACCCCGATCACCAAGGGCATTCCAGCCAGCGCGATTGAGCAGACCAAGTCGTTCGCGTACAACGACATCGGCTCCCTCGAGCGATTGATCGCGGAGCATCCCGGCCAGTTCGCCTGCGTCATTCTCGAGCCGGCTTCGACCGAAACGCCCGCGACCTTCATCGAGCCCGACGGCCGCGAGGTGAATTATTTGCAGCAGGTGGAGGCCTTGTGCCGCAAGCACGGGATCGTCTTCATTCTCGACGAGATGATCACCGGCTTCCGCTGGCATCTGAAAGGGGCGCAGCATGTTTACGGCGTCACTCCGGACCTGTGCACCTTCGGCAAGGCGATGGCGAACGGTTTTTCCGTCGCCGCGGTGGCCGGTCGGCGCGAACTGATGTCGCTGGGCTCGATAGACCGCGTGGGGCAGGAGCGCCTGTTTCTGCTCTCTACGACGCACGGCGCGGAGATGTGCGGCCTGGCGGCGTACCTCGCGACGATGGATTTTCTCGAGCGATATGATGTCGTCGACCATTTGTGGGCATACGGCGCCGATTTGCAGGCGGCGATCAACGCGGCGGCCGAGCATGCCGGCATCGCCAAGCACTTCTATGCCGCCGGCCCAGCGGTCAGTCCCTACTACGCGACCGTGACCGGAGAGGGGGCGCCTTGGATGGAGCTCAGAACCTTGTTCGCGCAGGAAATGATCAAGCAGGGCGTGCTGATGCCTTGGCTGGCGCTGAGCTATCGACATGGCGAGGCCGAACTGGAGAAGACCCGCGAGGCGCTGGCTCATGCGATGGAGGTGTGCGCCCGCGGCGTCGCCGAGGGCATCGACAAGTATCTGATCGGCCCGGCGATCAAGCCGGTGTTCCGCCGCTTCAACTAA
- a CDS encoding oxidoreductase, which yields MTPDSSLLQNKTVVLVGGAGLLGRAFGESLLRHGAQLVVADLDEERCRAACDELSAKIPGASLIAETADITKRESLDALIDRVQARCGKIDAVVNNAYPRNKQYGRKLEQVEYADFCENVSTHLGGYFLSTQRFAEFFKRQGFGHVVNISSIYGNVAPRFEIYEGTPMTMPVEYAAIKSAIQHLSLYFMRYYQGTALRFNVLSPGGIFDHQPESFLERYKAYAQHKGMLAPADVAGTLVYLISDLSSYVNGQNIVVDDGWSK from the coding sequence ATGACGCCAGATTCATCTCTGTTGCAGAACAAGACTGTCGTGTTGGTCGGCGGAGCCGGCCTGCTGGGCAGGGCTTTCGGCGAATCGCTGTTGCGGCATGGCGCGCAGCTTGTCGTGGCCGACCTGGACGAGGAGCGGTGCCGCGCCGCCTGTGACGAGCTGTCGGCCAAGATTCCGGGCGCGTCGCTGATCGCGGAAACGGCCGACATCACGAAACGGGAATCGCTCGACGCGCTGATCGACCGAGTCCAGGCACGGTGCGGCAAGATAGACGCGGTGGTCAACAATGCCTATCCGCGCAACAAGCAGTACGGCCGCAAGCTGGAGCAGGTCGAGTACGCGGACTTCTGCGAGAACGTCAGCACGCATCTGGGCGGCTACTTCCTCAGCACGCAACGATTCGCCGAGTTTTTCAAGCGCCAGGGCTTCGGCCATGTCGTCAATATCTCGTCGATATACGGCAACGTCGCGCCCCGCTTCGAAATCTATGAAGGAACGCCGATGACCATGCCGGTGGAGTACGCGGCGATCAAGTCGGCGATCCAGCATTTGTCGCTGTACTTCATGCGCTACTACCAGGGCACGGCTTTGCGTTTCAACGTGTTGTCGCCGGGCGGAATCTTCGATCACCAGCCCGAATCTTTCCTGGAACGGTACAAGGCGTACGCGCAACACAAAGGCATGCTGGCGCCTGCCGACGTGGCCGGCACGCTGGTGTACCTGATTTCCGATTTATCCTCCTACGTGAATGGCCAGAACATCGTCGTCGACGATGGCTGGTCGAAGTGA
- a CDS encoding Gfo/Idh/MocA family oxidoreductase, whose product MHQVAIIGAGQLGRRHLQGLVKSTQALTVHVVDPLEASRRAVADFIASPEAGPLPAIYVHESLAALPAELDVAIIATTANQRFAVIEQLAQAAKVRHLVLEKFLFNDSEQYERAASLIEARGMTAWVNTPRRHFGVYRELREQSRGDPLLHFTADGGDWGLCCNSVHFVDLVQFLAGETELRGLETRFDADVMASKREGYVELTGELSGEVGATRFTIRSIRGSAKPITVTLHYARQTVFIVEGEGKLWRVGQDGAGAETFRLPYQSEMTGAIADQLLSSDACDLTPYADSVAAHQPLLRAFAQYAGTVSGARAQCAIT is encoded by the coding sequence GTGCATCAAGTCGCAATCATCGGCGCCGGCCAGCTCGGCCGCCGCCATCTGCAAGGACTGGTCAAGTCGACTCAGGCGTTGACCGTCCATGTGGTCGATCCATTAGAAGCCTCGCGCCGCGCGGTAGCGGATTTCATCGCCTCGCCGGAAGCCGGACCGTTGCCCGCCATCTATGTGCATGAATCGCTTGCCGCGCTGCCTGCCGAACTCGATGTGGCCATCATCGCCACGACTGCGAACCAGCGGTTTGCCGTGATCGAGCAATTGGCCCAGGCGGCCAAGGTTCGCCATCTGGTGCTGGAGAAATTCCTGTTCAACGATTCCGAACAGTACGAGCGCGCCGCCTCGCTGATCGAGGCGCGTGGCATGACGGCTTGGGTCAATACGCCCCGCCGCCATTTCGGCGTCTACCGCGAGCTGCGCGAGCAAAGCCGAGGCGACCCGCTGTTGCACTTCACGGCGGATGGCGGCGATTGGGGGCTGTGCTGCAACAGCGTGCACTTCGTCGATCTGGTCCAGTTCCTGGCCGGCGAGACCGAATTGAGGGGGCTTGAGACCCGCTTCGACGCCGATGTGATGGCGAGCAAGCGCGAAGGCTATGTCGAGCTGACCGGCGAGCTCTCCGGCGAGGTGGGCGCTACGCGCTTCACCATACGCTCGATTCGCGGCTCGGCCAAACCGATCACCGTCACGCTGCACTACGCTCGCCAAACGGTTTTCATCGTGGAGGGCGAGGGCAAGCTCTGGCGAGTTGGCCAGGACGGGGCAGGCGCGGAGACCTTCCGGCTTCCCTATCAGAGCGAGATGACCGGAGCGATCGCGGATCAGTTGTTGTCCAGCGATGCTTGCGATCTGACGCCCTATGCCGATTCCGTGGCCGCCCATCAGCCTTTGTTGCGCGCGTTCGCCCAATACGCGGGCACGGTGAGCGGCGCCCGCGCGCAGTGCGCCATTACCTGA
- a CDS encoding Gfo/Idh/MocA family oxidoreductase — MLLLIGSGPMAVEYAKVLKAQAREFVVVGRGAASAEAFTQATGAPVMAGGLDDAIASGRLPRAASAIVSVGVEALYETSAALLKFGVKHLLIEKPGLMRPDQIGPLQKAARSAGARVYIAYNRRFLASVRRAREIIEEDGGLTSFTFDFTEWGHEIEALTKAPGVKELWALGNSSHVLDLAFHLGGAPKRLHATRAGALDWHPASAVFVGSGVTSSDVPFAYHADWDAPGRWGLEFCTRRHKLIFRPMEKLQVMRKGSVQIEEIAADQEDARLDAEFKPGLFRQVEAFYATDTGALCTLDELEANLEHFCAIAGYERAAPAMA; from the coding sequence ATGTTGCTACTGATTGGAAGCGGGCCGATGGCGGTTGAGTACGCCAAGGTCCTGAAGGCTCAAGCCCGTGAATTCGTCGTCGTCGGTCGTGGCGCCGCCAGCGCGGAGGCGTTCACTCAAGCGACCGGGGCGCCGGTGATGGCCGGCGGCCTGGATGATGCCATCGCATCCGGCCGTCTGCCCAGAGCGGCTTCGGCCATCGTGTCCGTTGGCGTGGAGGCGTTGTACGAGACCAGCGCCGCCCTGCTCAAATTCGGCGTGAAACACCTGCTCATCGAGAAGCCCGGACTGATGCGGCCGGACCAGATCGGTCCGCTGCAGAAGGCGGCGCGCTCGGCCGGCGCCCGCGTGTACATCGCCTACAACCGGCGTTTCCTGGCCTCGGTGCGGCGCGCGCGCGAAATCATCGAGGAGGACGGCGGACTGACTTCGTTCACCTTCGATTTCACCGAGTGGGGGCATGAGATCGAAGCCCTGACGAAGGCGCCGGGCGTGAAGGAACTGTGGGCGCTGGGCAATTCCTCGCATGTGCTGGACCTGGCCTTCCATCTTGGCGGCGCGCCCAAGCGTCTGCACGCCACGCGCGCAGGCGCGCTGGACTGGCATCCGGCAAGCGCTGTCTTCGTCGGCAGCGGCGTCACGTCTAGCGACGTCCCCTTTGCCTACCATGCCGATTGGGACGCGCCTGGCCGTTGGGGGCTGGAGTTCTGCACCCGCCGCCACAAGCTGATCTTCCGGCCCATGGAGAAACTGCAAGTCATGCGCAAGGGGTCTGTGCAAATCGAAGAGATCGCTGCAGACCAAGAGGACGCCCGGCTGGACGCAGAGTTCAAGCCCGGCCTGTTCCGACAGGTCGAGGCCTTTTACGCGACGGATACCGGCGCGCTGTGCACGCTGGACGAGTTGGAGGCCAATCTCGAGCACTTCTGCGCGATTGCCGGTTACGAGCGCGCCGCGCCGGCCATGGCCTGA
- a CDS encoding SGNH/GDSL hydrolase family protein — translation MSSTLSVVGKPLRPRVLIIADSLALPRDDVAYEHTWPGMLEERLPTVTWINRAQRLSTSERLNSEGNQGADCLEFYHPDLVVLQLGICDCAPRVLHRRTAAYVYRLPFGLGERLSSWLSRWRGRKTSNCLVPLTDYERNLRDYLIRAAAHGTKVIALATPSPSNLLISKNPLIGRQIDAYNEALDRLAERFSCLSVLYPFRGLDLIDGLFVEDGYHLNEKGALRIAAALEPLVREALERHAAA, via the coding sequence ATGTCTTCCACTCTTTCTGTTGTTGGCAAACCGTTGCGGCCTCGCGTGCTGATCATTGCCGACTCGCTCGCCTTGCCGCGAGACGATGTCGCTTATGAGCATACTTGGCCCGGCATGCTAGAGGAGCGCTTGCCCACGGTTACGTGGATCAATCGCGCTCAGCGGCTTTCGACCTCCGAGCGCCTGAATAGTGAAGGCAATCAGGGTGCGGATTGCCTAGAGTTTTATCATCCTGATCTGGTCGTGCTCCAGCTTGGCATTTGCGATTGCGCGCCGCGTGTGTTGCATAGGCGGACTGCGGCCTACGTTTATCGTTTGCCTTTTGGACTGGGGGAAAGGTTGTCCTCTTGGCTGTCGCGATGGCGTGGCCGCAAGACTAGCAATTGTCTTGTTCCGCTGACCGATTACGAGCGTAATCTGCGGGACTATCTGATACGTGCGGCTGCACATGGAACGAAAGTAATCGCGCTTGCGACTCCGTCTCCCAGCAACCTCCTGATATCGAAGAACCCACTTATCGGCAGGCAGATCGATGCGTACAACGAGGCGCTCGATCGGCTAGCCGAGCGCTTTTCGTGTTTGAGCGTGCTGTATCCGTTCCGGGGCCTAGATCTGATCGATGGGTTGTTTGTCGAGGATGGTTATCATCTTAACGAGAAGGGGGCGCTGCGCATTGCCGCGGCGCTCGAGCCGCTGGTTCGCGAGGCGCTAGAGCGCCACGCCGCCGCGTGA
- a CDS encoding polysialyltransferase family glycosyltransferase, translating to MLYVLINNDYQLHALYRHGISKLAGAAGVTLIAVPHALSMSRDMADFQTIHRFETPQGRMGLLRMLWHYRALGRDVADELSPNPDDTLLFFTEVEWLNQIIVQHFRGRGARVVMLEDGGFATYLPMSVPESEPLSMRERCIQAAFRLVPGLKRSRLFKVNGQVFPRLPDDAMDMIALYRDVPLCRAVPTRSVLRPARKRCEIRGGSVVFLNERMYDHYQTADAYIAGLRRLMRMLTDGYETVHFKFHPREPQEWKARIGELLAREFPAVGVIDRPGTIEEMILDYRPEALASYFSAGLLSIEHEGIEPLYLYHFLEDLMEQPVFAMASRILRIWGYRFAGVGDVRAGYHSGIGGAGSSASVDLSQLLTRPSVENNDAASAISAIPADPGGRRQSDWRSRRSY from the coding sequence ATGCTTTACGTTCTCATCAACAACGATTATCAATTGCACGCATTGTACCGCCACGGCATTTCTAAGCTTGCGGGTGCCGCAGGTGTGACGCTGATAGCGGTGCCACACGCGCTATCGATGTCGAGAGATATGGCGGATTTTCAGACCATTCATCGCTTCGAGACGCCGCAAGGGCGGATGGGTCTGCTGCGAATGCTGTGGCATTACCGTGCGCTCGGCCGCGATGTCGCCGACGAGTTGAGTCCGAATCCTGACGATACCTTGCTGTTTTTCACCGAGGTTGAATGGCTCAACCAGATCATCGTTCAGCATTTCCGCGGCCGAGGCGCGCGCGTGGTCATGCTGGAAGATGGCGGCTTCGCCACTTATTTGCCCATGTCCGTGCCTGAAAGCGAGCCGCTGAGCATGCGCGAACGCTGCATCCAGGCAGCCTTCCGGCTGGTGCCTGGCTTGAAGCGCAGCCGGCTGTTCAAGGTCAATGGCCAGGTTTTTCCGCGGCTGCCTGACGATGCGATGGACATGATCGCGTTGTATAGGGACGTGCCGCTGTGTCGCGCGGTTCCGACGCGCAGCGTGCTGCGGCCCGCGCGGAAGCGTTGCGAGATTCGAGGCGGCAGCGTCGTTTTCCTGAATGAAAGGATGTACGACCATTATCAGACCGCCGATGCCTACATCGCAGGTTTGCGGCGATTGATGAGAATGTTGACGGATGGCTACGAGACGGTGCATTTCAAGTTCCATCCGCGCGAGCCGCAGGAGTGGAAGGCTCGCATCGGCGAATTGCTGGCGCGGGAATTTCCGGCGGTTGGCGTCATTGACCGACCGGGGACGATAGAGGAGATGATTCTCGACTACCGTCCAGAGGCGTTGGCATCCTATTTTTCCGCAGGCCTGCTCAGCATCGAGCATGAGGGCATCGAACCCCTGTATCTCTATCATTTTCTCGAGGACCTGATGGAGCAGCCTGTCTTCGCCATGGCAAGCCGAATCCTGCGGATCTGGGGCTATCGTTTCGCAGGAGTCGGAGATGTGCGCGCGGGTTACCACAGCGGCATCGGCGGTGCAGGCTCGTCCGCCAGCGTCGATTTGAGCCAGCTTCTGACGCGGCCTTCTGTTGAAAACAATGATGCCGCGAGCGCCATTTCCGCCATCCCGGCAGATCCGGGCGGGCGCCGGCAGAGCGATTGGCGTTCAAGGAGATCGTATTGA
- a CDS encoding glycosyltransferase: MAFKEIVLTVHGSTSTALAAEKGEQSRMPRGALCGVSGHRTKVLHLGKHYHPDQGGIETVTKDIAQGAVRAGCDVAVLCFGDAARLSRERVGDVEVLRAPTWRKAASQPIGWQYFRAFLRCAREYDIVHAHVPNMLAALAVVLARVPGRVVVHWHSDVVSKGWLGRMMYPLEWLMLRRADAVIATSQAYADASPLLRRFRDKVCLVPIGIEDPKQLDDRPSPSPALASASGRAAQPAVANHDDRIVLAIGRLVPYKGFEVLVDAARDLPPGCRVVIVGGGEGRAELESRIARHGVGDRVQLAGRLDDGSLRLLFQRATLFCLPSVSRAEAFGVVLLEAMAHGLPIVASDIAGSGVPWVNSHGETGLNVPVGDAAALAAAITTLLAEPETLERMGAAARRRFEAEFTAEIATRRVLELYAALASPQCGNVVA; this comes from the coding sequence TTGGCGTTCAAGGAGATCGTATTGACAGTTCATGGCTCGACTTCAACCGCTCTTGCTGCAGAGAAAGGAGAGCAAAGCCGCATGCCGCGGGGCGCGCTTTGCGGTGTTTCAGGCCATCGAACCAAGGTGCTGCATTTGGGGAAGCATTATCATCCGGATCAGGGCGGAATCGAAACGGTTACCAAGGATATCGCGCAGGGCGCGGTCCGGGCGGGTTGTGATGTCGCGGTTCTGTGTTTTGGCGATGCCGCACGGCTGAGCCGCGAGCGGGTCGGCGATGTAGAGGTGCTGCGCGCGCCGACATGGCGGAAAGCAGCGTCGCAGCCCATTGGCTGGCAGTATTTCCGCGCGTTTCTGCGTTGCGCTCGCGAGTACGACATCGTCCATGCGCATGTGCCTAATATGCTGGCCGCGTTGGCGGTGGTGCTGGCCCGCGTGCCGGGCAGGGTAGTTGTGCATTGGCATAGCGACGTCGTCAGCAAGGGCTGGCTGGGGCGTATGATGTATCCGTTGGAGTGGCTGATGCTGCGCCGCGCCGATGCGGTGATCGCCACGTCGCAAGCGTATGCAGACGCGTCGCCGTTGTTGCGGCGCTTCCGCGACAAGGTTTGTTTGGTGCCGATTGGGATCGAGGACCCCAAGCAGCTCGATGATCGGCCCTCGCCCAGCCCGGCGCTTGCGTCGGCGAGCGGGCGTGCGGCGCAGCCTGCCGTTGCGAACCATGATGATCGTATCGTGCTGGCTATCGGCCGCTTGGTGCCGTACAAGGGCTTCGAGGTGCTCGTCGATGCGGCGCGCGATCTCCCGCCAGGCTGTCGGGTCGTGATTGTAGGCGGGGGCGAGGGCCGAGCCGAGCTTGAGTCCCGCATCGCGCGTCATGGAGTAGGCGACAGGGTGCAGTTAGCGGGCCGGCTTGACGATGGATCGCTGCGCTTGCTGTTTCAGCGCGCGACTCTATTCTGCCTGCCTTCTGTTTCGAGGGCGGAAGCGTTTGGTGTGGTGCTGCTGGAGGCGATGGCGCATGGCCTGCCTATCGTGGCGTCCGATATCGCCGGCTCCGGCGTGCCCTGGGTCAACAGCCATGGTGAAACCGGATTGAATGTTCCGGTGGGCGACGCGGCCGCTCTGGCGGCTGCGATCACGACCTTGCTGGCGGAGCCGGAGACGCTTGAGCGCATGGGCGCGGCGGCGCGGCGGCGCTTTGAGGCCGAGTTTACGGCAGAGATCGCGACGCGACGCGTGCTCGAACTTTACGCCGCCCTGGCATCGCCGCAATGCGGGAACGTTGTCGCATGA